Proteins from a single region of Butyrivibrio fibrisolvens:
- a CDS encoding alpha/beta hydrolase: MTTFTKHKAKKIILCIALALLLLIASSAIAFKIYASNYYKADAGIISEIESQHAATVTEYNEDTLLFVPADENKIKAGIVFYPGGKVEYTAYSGLMYELAQRGYMCILTRMPENLAFLDIDAADGYDDLISSVPSWYIAGHSLGGVAAGMYIGDLIENGDTMPFDGIILLASYITEDLSDTDLKLLSIYGSNDGVINLESYKENKVNWPADNTEYILDGGIHSFFGCYGIQSGDGKPAMTNVEQIRQTAAIIDSWIQ, from the coding sequence ATGACGACTTTTACTAAACATAAAGCTAAAAAAATAATACTGTGCATAGCGCTTGCCTTGTTACTGCTTATAGCATCATCCGCCATTGCATTTAAGATATACGCATCAAACTATTACAAGGCTGATGCAGGTATTATCTCAGAAATCGAATCACAGCATGCTGCTACAGTTACTGAATATAATGAGGATACTCTTTTATTCGTACCAGCAGATGAAAATAAGATAAAAGCGGGTATCGTTTTTTATCCGGGTGGAAAGGTTGAATATACTGCTTATTCGGGGCTTATGTACGAGCTGGCTCAAAGAGGATATATGTGTATTCTTACAAGGATGCCGGAGAATCTGGCATTTCTTGATATTGATGCAGCTGATGGCTACGACGACTTAATATCAAGTGTTCCTTCCTGGTATATTGCAGGGCATTCGCTTGGCGGTGTTGCGGCAGGTATGTATATAGGCGATCTTATAGAAAATGGCGATACTATGCCATTCGACGGTATCATACTTTTGGCTTCGTATATTACTGAAGATCTTTCTGACACAGACCTTAAGCTCTTATCTATATATGGGTCAAATGATGGTGTTATAAATCTTGAAAGTTACAAAGAAAACAAGGTTAACTGGCCAGCCGACAATACCGAATACATCCTTGACGGAGGTATACATTCCTTCTTTGGATGCTATGGTATTCAGTCAGGGGACGGAAAGCCTGCCATGACTAATGTAGAGCAGATCAGACAGACTGCGGCCATAATCGACTCCTGGATTCAGTGA
- the feoB gene encoding ferrous iron transport protein B: protein MRLDELKIGEKARIDTVGGKGATRQHFLDMGVIPGAKLEIIKFAPMGDPVEIQIHGYSLTLRLDDAKQIEVTKITKAAESDSHHTDRSSKEDKIELPKDRVLKFALVGNQNSGKTTLFNRLTGANQHVGNFPGVTVDRKDGSIIGYPNTVITDLPGIYSMSPYSSEELVSRNFVLHDKPDAIINIVDATNIERNLYLTMQLLEMDRPMVVALNMMDELTGNGGSINIKKMTEMLGVPVVPISAAKNSGVNELVHQALSVAKNRTLPKKQDFCLEDENGGAVHRCLHGVGHFIEDHAKSRDLPVRFVSSKIIEGDKQIIRQLKLDQNELETIEHITIQMEKERNLDRSAAIADMRFAYIGRVSKECVKKPHESKERIRSEKIDSILTGKYTAIPVFVLIMGLVFYLTFNVIGAALQEWLEMGIDSLAQLVEKLLVSLNVNAVIQSLVIDGIFAGVGSVLSFLPIVVVMFFFLSLLEDSGYIARVAFFMDKLLRKIGLSGRSIVPLLIGFGCTVPAVMSSRTLPSERDRKMTILLTPFMSCTAKLPIYAFFVNAFFPEHGGIVMTGIYLLGIVVGILMALVYRKFIFKGEAVPFVMELPNYRLPGLQSTFQLMWEKAKDFLQKAFTVIFVATIIVWFLQSFNFHFDLVTDSKDSIIAFISGIIAPVLRPLGIGDWRIVTALISGFMAKESVVSVLEILFGSEGGVSEVLSPLSAGVLLVFSLLYTPCVAAVASIKRELGVKWAGFVVLWQCIVAWIIAFGFKLIIGLLV, encoded by the coding sequence ATGAGACTTGATGAGTTAAAGATTGGCGAAAAGGCTAGAATTGATACAGTAGGCGGCAAGGGTGCTACAAGGCAGCACTTTCTTGATATGGGTGTAATACCCGGTGCAAAGCTTGAAATAATCAAGTTTGCACCTATGGGCGATCCCGTGGAGATTCAGATCCACGGTTATTCATTGACCCTCAGACTTGATGATGCAAAACAGATTGAAGTTACTAAGATCACCAAGGCTGCGGAATCCGATTCACATCATACAGACAGATCATCCAAAGAAGATAAAATAGAACTTCCCAAAGACAGGGTTCTCAAATTTGCTCTTGTTGGTAATCAGAACAGCGGTAAGACCACTCTTTTCAACAGACTTACAGGAGCCAATCAGCATGTCGGAAACTTCCCGGGAGTAACAGTTGACCGTAAAGATGGTTCTATCATAGGCTATCCAAACACTGTCATCACAGATCTTCCCGGAATCTACTCCATGTCTCCATATTCAAGCGAAGAGCTTGTCTCAAGAAATTTCGTTCTGCACGATAAGCCGGACGCGATCATAAATATCGTTGATGCTACCAATATCGAAAGAAACCTGTATCTTACCATGCAGCTTCTTGAGATGGATCGTCCGATGGTAGTTGCTCTTAATATGATGGACGAGCTTACAGGTAACGGCGGCTCTATCAACATTAAGAAGATGACAGAAATGCTGGGCGTTCCTGTTGTTCCGATTTCTGCTGCCAAGAACTCAGGTGTCAACGAGCTTGTACATCAGGCTCTATCTGTTGCCAAGAATAGAACACTTCCTAAGAAACAGGACTTTTGTCTTGAAGATGAAAACGGCGGTGCCGTACACAGGTGCCTTCACGGCGTAGGTCACTTTATCGAAGACCACGCTAAGAGCAGAGATCTTCCTGTAAGGTTTGTTTCAAGTAAGATAATCGAAGGCGATAAGCAGATAATCCGACAGCTTAAGCTTGACCAGAACGAGCTTGAAACGATTGAACATATAACCATTCAGATGGAAAAAGAAAGAAACCTTGACAGGAGCGCTGCTATCGCTGATATGCGCTTTGCCTATATCGGAAGGGTTTCCAAAGAATGTGTTAAAAAACCTCACGAAAGTAAAGAAAGAATCAGAAGTGAAAAAATAGACAGCATACTCACCGGCAAGTACACAGCAATTCCGGTATTTGTACTTATTATGGGACTTGTCTTCTATCTGACCTTCAATGTAATAGGGGCAGCACTTCAGGAATGGCTTGAAATGGGCATTGATTCCCTGGCCCAGCTTGTAGAAAAACTTCTTGTATCGCTTAATGTTAATGCCGTAATCCAAAGCCTTGTAATAGATGGTATATTTGCAGGTGTCGGAAGTGTTTTAAGCTTCCTTCCTATCGTAGTAGTAATGTTCTTCTTTTTATCACTGCTCGAAGACAGCGGATATATTGCAAGAGTTGCATTTTTTATGGACAAGCTTCTTAGGAAAATAGGTCTTTCCGGAAGAAGTATAGTTCCTCTTCTCATAGGCTTTGGATGTACAGTCCCTGCTGTTATGTCATCACGTACTCTTCCAAGTGAAAGAGACCGTAAGATGACTATCCTTCTAACACCATTTATGAGCTGTACAGCTAAGCTCCCGATATATGCATTTTTTGTAAATGCTTTTTTCCCAGAGCATGGTGGAATTGTTATGACAGGAATTTATTTACTTGGCATAGTAGTTGGAATCCTTATGGCACTTGTATACCGCAAGTTTATATTCAAGGGCGAAGCCGTTCCTTTCGTTATGGAGCTTCCAAACTACAGACTTCCAGGACTTCAGAGCACCTTCCAGCTTATGTGGGAGAAGGCTAAAGATTTCCTTCAGAAGGCGTTTACAGTTATCTTTGTAGCTACAATTATCGTGTGGTTCCTGCAGAGCTTTAACTTCCATTTCGACCTTGTTACTGACTCTAAGGACAGCATCATTGCTTTTATATCCGGAATAATCGCTCCTGTTCTTCGTCCTCTTGGCATCGGAGACTGGAGGATCGTCACAGCTCTTATAAGCGGATTTATGGCAAAAGAAAGCGTCGTTTCTGTTTTGGAAATATTGTTTGGTTCTGAAGGCGGCGTTTCAGAAGTACTGTCTCCTCTTTCAGCGGGAGTACTTCTTGTATTCAGTCTTCTGTATACTCCATGCGTTGCTGCTGTTGCTTCTATCAAAAGAGAACTCGGTGTTAAGTGGGCAGGCTTTGTAGTCCTGTGGCAGTGCATAGTTGCATGGATCATCGCATTCGGATTTAAGCTAATAATAGGATTGTTAGTTTGA
- a CDS encoding methyl-accepting chemotaxis protein has translation MAKENNKSSGNGIGFLDSIKTKLILIMILIAAVPLAVAVTVSYNTSTSKALADAADSAEWEVWYFEGRFETICTTNMNMIQSIAGNPVVVQYITGDTSVSYEEVQDIIRECDEVLNDGDQTSIAGPDGFQIVRTSGDFIDVSDRAYFQEAMKGNSYISDLTVSKTSGKRMISFSTPVYDDNNNIIAVVHRNYNINNFHEILASETDSAFMIDRSGKLCAHAAYEIGEGAHDEVDMSNLDVFNNDESEGFYLEPNYDNNYIAFARDPNTGFIVCTSKTEEDVLGAARQSAVIVICVGIALLITAIIISLIMAKSFTEPIEAVAKSLESLSDGRFNKVEKHDKRKDEFGLISKATNSLIETLDTIVTNIKKSAGDVGSSSDELSDMADQISKTAEDVSHAVQEIASGANQQADEIQSATENVGKIGDAVGSVQSSSNDLTSLASKMKEASEISSKSLESLQTSSTEMTAKIDDISNTIQATKDAVNNISEKVEGITSIATQTNLLSLNASIEAARAGEAGKGFAVVAEEIGKLAEDSKQMADDIRKEMETLLAQSEAAVNAAAEVKNGNTDQQIALGETLDAVNGMLEDISSTVDGVHLISEGADTCESSKDSVVDTMSALSAISEENAASSQETGASMQELSETVTTLAGSANDLKDIAQKLNEEMKFFKSAN, from the coding sequence ATGGCTAAAGAAAATAACAAAAGCAGTGGAAATGGAATTGGCTTTCTTGACAGTATAAAGACCAAATTGATACTTATCATGATCCTGATAGCAGCTGTCCCTCTGGCTGTTGCTGTTACTGTCAGCTACAATACATCAACATCCAAAGCTCTCGCCGATGCAGCGGACAGTGCAGAATGGGAAGTATGGTACTTCGAAGGAAGGTTCGAAACCATATGTACCACCAATATGAATATGATACAAAGTATAGCCGGCAATCCCGTTGTTGTTCAATATATCACGGGTGACACTAGCGTATCTTATGAAGAAGTTCAGGATATCATTAGAGAATGTGATGAAGTTCTTAATGATGGTGATCAGACTTCAATAGCAGGCCCTGATGGATTCCAGATTGTCAGAACGTCAGGAGATTTTATAGATGTCTCCGATAGAGCATATTTCCAGGAAGCAATGAAGGGAAACTCTTATATTTCTGATTTGACTGTAAGTAAAACCAGCGGAAAGAGAATGATCTCTTTTTCAACACCTGTATATGATGATAACAACAATATCATTGCCGTAGTTCACAGAAACTACAACATCAACAACTTCCACGAAATTCTGGCATCTGAAACAGATTCTGCTTTTATGATAGACAGAAGCGGTAAATTATGTGCCCATGCAGCTTATGAGATAGGTGAAGGTGCTCACGACGAAGTTGATATGTCGAACCTTGATGTATTTAACAATGACGAATCAGAAGGCTTCTACCTCGAGCCAAACTACGACAATAACTATATAGCTTTTGCAAGAGATCCGAATACCGGATTTATAGTATGTACCTCCAAAACAGAAGAAGACGTACTCGGTGCAGCAAGACAATCTGCAGTTATTGTTATTTGCGTTGGAATTGCACTTCTTATAACTGCTATAATCATTTCGCTGATCATGGCCAAGAGCTTTACAGAACCAATCGAAGCAGTTGCCAAGTCTCTTGAATCGCTTTCTGATGGAAGATTTAATAAAGTTGAAAAGCACGACAAGAGAAAAGACGAATTTGGACTTATTTCCAAAGCTACAAACTCGTTGATAGAGACGCTTGATACGATCGTTACTAATATCAAAAAATCAGCAGGCGATGTAGGATCCTCATCTGATGAACTTTCAGATATGGCTGACCAGATATCCAAGACTGCAGAAGATGTATCACATGCAGTTCAGGAGATCGCATCCGGTGCAAACCAGCAGGCTGATGAGATCCAGAGTGCTACTGAAAATGTCGGCAAGATCGGTGATGCAGTAGGAAGCGTTCAAAGTTCCTCTAACGACCTGACTTCTCTTGCAAGTAAAATGAAGGAAGCATCAGAGATTTCAAGCAAATCTCTTGAATCTCTCCAGACTTCATCTACTGAGATGACTGCCAAGATCGACGATATTTCAAATACCATTCAGGCAACCAAGGATGCTGTTAATAACATAAGTGAAAAAGTTGAAGGTATCACATCAATTGCTACCCAGACCAACCTTCTTTCACTTAATGCTTCTATTGAAGCTGCAAGAGCAGGTGAAGCCGGTAAGGGCTTTGCTGTAGTTGCAGAAGAGATCGGAAAACTTGCTGAAGATTCCAAGCAGATGGCTGATGATATTAGAAAAGAAATGGAAACACTCCTTGCACAGTCTGAAGCAGCCGTTAATGCAGCAGCTGAAGTTAAGAACGGAAATACAGACCAGCAGATAGCTCTTGGTGAAACTCTTGATGCTGTTAATGGAATGCTTGAAGATATCAGCTCTACAGTAGACGGCGTACACCTTATTTCCGAAGGAGCAGACACCTGTGAATCTTCCAAAGATTCTGTTGTTGATACTATGAGCGCACTCTCTGCTATTTCAGAAGAAAATGCCGCATCATCACAGGAAACAGGTGCTTCCATGCAAGAGCTCTCCGAAACAGTTACTACGCTTGCAGGATCTGCTAATGACCTTAAGGATATAGCTCAGAAGCTCAATGAAGAGATGAAGTTCTTCAAATCAGCTAATTGA
- a CDS encoding glycoside hydrolase family 43 protein produces the protein MKKLYRLTALLLAGLLTACASDQQDTAPIESSQGEDSSLGLSGDSATDAENNNEEDNSDMTSVDVSQAEELFEGLELSKGYKDISDHNPCMTQRFSADPGVMVYNDRVYVYATNDGMAMDTKPTNNDYGKIRTINVMSSADLVNWEDHGAIMAAGNSGAAKWAGNSWAPCACHKEIDGKEKFFLYFANSGNGIGVLTSDSPTGPWEDPLGEALVSRETPGIEGVIWLFDPAVLVDDDGTGYLYFGGGVPEGKSEDPQSFRAVKLADDMIHLDGDVVTLDVPWGFEDSGINKIGDTYYYSYCTNWAGGPLGNAKIAYMTSDSPLGPFTFQGTCFDNPGEFFGTTGNNHHTIITFKDKQYIFYHAEYLNKEMYGEMLGYRTTHVNELPMEDGLFGEAKGDTAGVEQLCFVDAFSLNRASSLAWQAGASFEGSGDTKVKLSEGDWFGVAGVDFGQGAGTIKVSAKATEDTWIRVSTGSADGELVAYVFVPASSDFQEVCADVEGLEGACDLFFTAAGDVTLDTWIFE, from the coding sequence ATGAAAAAACTATATAGACTTACAGCACTTCTTCTTGCAGGACTTTTAACTGCTTGTGCTTCCGACCAGCAGGATACGGCGCCTATAGAGTCATCTCAGGGAGAAGATAGCAGTCTTGGTTTATCCGGGGATAGCGCCACAGACGCAGAAAATAATAATGAAGAGGATAACAGCGATATGACAAGTGTTGACGTTTCACAGGCCGAGGAACTGTTTGAAGGCCTGGAATTATCAAAAGGCTACAAGGATATTTCAGATCATAATCCTTGTATGACACAGAGATTCAGTGCAGATCCCGGAGTTATGGTTTATAACGACAGGGTATATGTGTACGCTACCAATGATGGAATGGCTATGGACACTAAGCCTACTAACAATGATTATGGAAAAATCAGAACTATCAATGTGATGTCTTCAGCTGATCTTGTTAACTGGGAAGATCATGGTGCTATCATGGCAGCAGGTAACAGCGGTGCTGCAAAATGGGCAGGAAATTCATGGGCACCTTGTGCTTGTCACAAAGAAATTGATGGCAAGGAGAAATTCTTCCTTTACTTTGCAAACAGCGGTAACGGAATTGGCGTTCTTACATCCGATTCACCTACAGGACCATGGGAAGATCCGCTTGGAGAAGCTCTTGTATCACGCGAAACCCCCGGTATTGAAGGCGTTATCTGGCTCTTTGATCCGGCAGTACTTGTAGATGATGATGGAACTGGATACCTTTATTTCGGCGGCGGTGTTCCTGAAGGAAAGTCAGAAGATCCACAGAGCTTTAGAGCAGTTAAGCTTGCTGATGATATGATCCACCTTGACGGTGATGTAGTTACACTTGATGTTCCGTGGGGATTCGAGGATTCCGGTATTAATAAGATCGGTGATACCTATTATTATTCCTATTGTACAAACTGGGCAGGTGGACCACTTGGTAATGCCAAGATTGCCTATATGACATCAGATTCACCTCTTGGACCATTTACTTTCCAGGGAACATGCTTTGACAACCCGGGAGAGTTCTTTGGAACAACAGGCAATAACCACCATACTATAATCACATTCAAAGATAAGCAGTACATCTTTTATCATGCAGAGTATCTGAACAAAGAAATGTATGGCGAGATGCTTGGATACAGAACTACTCATGTTAATGAGCTTCCTATGGAGGATGGCCTTTTTGGAGAAGCCAAGGGAGATACTGCCGGCGTAGAACAGCTTTGCTTCGTTGATGCTTTTAGCTTAAACCGTGCAAGTTCTCTGGCATGGCAGGCTGGCGCTTCTTTTGAAGGAAGCGGAGATACTAAAGTAAAGCTCTCTGAAGGAGACTGGTTTGGAGTAGCAGGTGTAGACTTTGGTCAGGGCGCAGGTACAATTAAGGTTAGTGCCAAGGCTACAGAAGATACATGGATCCGTGTATCAACAGGAAGCGCTGATGGAGAACTTGTAGCATATGTATTTGTTCCTGCTTCAAGTGATTTCCAGGAAGTATGCGCAGATGTAGAAGGTCTTGAAGGCGCATGTGATCTTTTCTTTACAGCAGCAGGCGACGTAACACTGGATACTTGGATCTTCGAATGA
- a CDS encoding ABC transporter ATP-binding protein, whose translation MEIDLINIEKAYGKHKVLKSISLKCRPGTITGIVGRNGAGKTVLFKAICGLVSIDSGEIKIDGRIKKSGSILSSAGVIIEGPAFLSNASGIKNLMYLYTINNKLDKKHLEDVMRKVGLNPSEKKTVSKYSMGMKQRLAIAQAIMEDPECLILDEPFNGLDNKGVDEIRSLLLDLKKAGKTILVASHNPEDIRILCDEVYEMDDGIMTRKKIAS comes from the coding sequence ATGGAGATAGATCTTATAAACATTGAAAAAGCATATGGTAAGCATAAGGTTCTAAAGAGCATCAGTCTTAAGTGTCGCCCTGGAACTATAACAGGTATTGTAGGAAGAAACGGAGCAGGCAAAACTGTTTTGTTCAAAGCAATATGCGGGCTTGTATCCATTGACAGCGGAGAGATCAAAATAGATGGCAGGATTAAGAAAAGCGGTAGCATCTTATCATCAGCAGGAGTGATAATTGAAGGTCCGGCTTTTTTGTCCAATGCTTCAGGAATCAAAAACCTAATGTATCTATATACTATAAATAATAAGCTTGATAAAAAGCATCTTGAAGATGTTATGAGGAAGGTCGGTCTGAATCCATCGGAAAAGAAAACAGTTTCCAAGTATTCAATGGGAATGAAGCAGCGTCTTGCTATAGCTCAGGCTATAATGGAAGATCCGGAGTGCCTTATTTTGGATGAACCCTTCAACGGCCTTGATAATAAGGGAGTAGATGAGATACGATCACTGCTTCTGGATCTTAAAAAGGCTGGAAAAACAATACTTGTAGCAAGTCATAATCCGGAAGATATAAGAATATTATGCGATGAAGTATATGAAATGGATGATGGTATCATGACAAGAAAAAAGATAGCATCATAA
- a CDS encoding GHKL domain-containing protein, giving the protein MLYCTKEQNRNLLTEKQQLLLEEADYKNLIETTESLRKLKHDMQHHLSAIQFLANNKSYDELNEYIKNYVGSFDEMNKFISTGNSAIDCILSTCIPKAEQKGIKVSYVLTVPDTFSLNPILTSSLLGNLWTNAITACENLIRTDSSIIPLIDFYIKPIENMILISIENTFNGICKKDSAGNFLSTKTGKLNGTGLKRINEIVDQNDGIIEITDHDNRFCVHIMFPLKEKTTNENSNS; this is encoded by the coding sequence ATGCTATACTGCACAAAAGAGCAGAACAGGAATCTATTAACTGAAAAGCAGCAATTACTACTCGAAGAGGCTGATTATAAGAACCTCATCGAAACAACCGAATCCTTACGAAAACTTAAACACGATATGCAGCATCACCTATCTGCCATTCAATTTTTAGCAAACAATAAAAGCTACGACGAGCTGAATGAATATATTAAGAACTACGTAGGTTCTTTTGATGAAATGAATAAATTCATATCTACCGGAAATTCTGCAATTGACTGCATATTATCCACATGTATTCCTAAAGCTGAACAGAAAGGTATAAAAGTATCCTATGTCTTAACTGTTCCAGATACTTTTTCTCTTAATCCGATTCTAACGTCGTCCTTATTAGGAAACCTATGGACTAATGCAATCACCGCTTGTGAAAATCTCATAAGAACTGATAGTTCAATCATTCCATTGATTGATTTTTATATAAAACCAATTGAAAACATGATTTTAATTAGTATAGAAAACACCTTCAATGGTATTTGTAAAAAGGATTCTGCTGGCAATTTTCTTTCGACAAAAACTGGAAAACTAAATGGAACCGGACTTAAGCGTATAAATGAAATTGTAGATCAAAACGATGGAATAATTGAAATAACTGATCATGACAATCGTTTCTGTGTACATATTATGTTCCCATTAAAGGAAAAAACAACAAATGAAAATAGTAATTCTTGA
- a CDS encoding LytTR family DNA-binding domain-containing protein → MKIVILEDNRIEYERIKQSLEDWVENYDIELSLLHFENAESFFYDPQNYSPNIDLFLLDIEMGNMNGIEAAKRLRLLDYKGDIIFLTAFKDFVFEGYNVHAFNYLLKPLNNDIFFRCLSEIEKKRHSNCYIYRNKQQITVSIPYHEIISFSVNRHYVDITTTKTVYAQYNNLNTIINSLPRQFVQVHRSYIINLSHVFKFSQNKIHLSNGSTVEVGRTYLKNFKTQYLQYTTRFNRNEEFQ, encoded by the coding sequence ATGAAAATAGTAATTCTTGAAGATAATAGAATCGAATATGAAAGAATAAAACAATCTCTTGAAGATTGGGTCGAGAATTATGATATAGAGCTTTCGTTATTGCACTTTGAAAACGCCGAATCTTTTTTTTACGACCCCCAAAACTACAGTCCAAATATAGACCTGTTTTTACTTGATATAGAAATGGGAAATATGAATGGAATAGAAGCCGCCAAAAGACTTAGGCTTCTAGATTATAAGGGAGATATTATTTTTCTCACAGCTTTCAAGGATTTTGTCTTTGAAGGGTATAATGTCCATGCATTTAATTACCTCTTAAAGCCATTAAATAATGATATCTTTTTTAGATGTTTATCAGAGATTGAAAAGAAGCGTCATTCCAATTGTTATATCTACCGTAACAAACAGCAAATCACAGTATCTATTCCTTATCATGAAATAATATCATTTTCAGTTAACAGACATTATGTTGATATAACAACCACAAAAACTGTGTACGCGCAATACAATAACCTAAATACAATTATTAATTCTTTACCGCGACAATTCGTTCAAGTGCATCGCTCATATATAATAAATCTATCTCACGTATTTAAGTTTAGCCAGAATAAAATACACTTATCAAACGGGAGTACTGTTGAAGTAGGAAGAACCTATCTTAAAAACTTCAAAACACAATACTTACAATATACTACACGTTTTAACAGAAATGAGGAATTCCAATAA
- a CDS encoding phosphatase PAP2 family protein: MDTITGNSFYFDFEVKLMEYLQTALGDKAISIISFFSAFGEEMFLIAILGYIYWCYDKKFGIYAGTNMVIGIVLNPLVKNIFWRRRPYFDNEAIKCLRPVDSSADIYDIKAQGFSFPSGHSTNSITAYGSISRYKKNNVVRILAFVFSLLVGFSRIVVGVHYPTDVLCGWLLGIVVIFLTPMIIDKFGPQKRWLAFLIIFLVGCLGFFYCKTTDYFSGLGIMGGFFVSVEYEERFVHFESTRNPVFSITRVFGGYALYIALNQVLKIPFNADFLASGTLLSNFVRFLRYFIVAFVCVGLYPHVFKIEKRFKQ, translated from the coding sequence ATGGATACAATAACAGGTAATAGTTTCTACTTTGATTTCGAAGTAAAGCTCATGGAATATCTGCAAACAGCTCTGGGAGATAAGGCGATAAGTATTATATCTTTCTTCTCAGCCTTTGGAGAAGAGATGTTCCTGATTGCGATCCTTGGATATATATACTGGTGTTACGACAAGAAATTCGGTATATATGCAGGAACAAATATGGTAATAGGAATTGTCCTAAATCCTCTTGTAAAAAACATCTTCTGGAGAAGGCGCCCCTACTTCGATAACGAAGCTATCAAGTGCCTTCGACCTGTGGACAGCAGCGCTGATATCTATGATATTAAAGCTCAGGGATTTTCATTCCCAAGCGGTCATTCCACTAATTCCATAACTGCTTATGGTTCTATCAGCAGATACAAAAAGAATAATGTTGTTAGAATACTTGCATTTGTATTTTCTCTTTTGGTAGGATTTTCCAGAATAGTTGTCGGGGTTCACTATCCAACAGATGTACTGTGCGGTTGGCTCCTTGGAATTGTAGTAATATTCCTAACCCCAATGATCATAGATAAGTTCGGCCCACAAAAGAGGTGGCTGGCATTTCTTATAATATTCCTGGTTGGATGCCTTGGATTTTTCTACTGCAAGACAACAGATTACTTCTCAGGGCTCGGCATCATGGGAGGATTCTTTGTATCCGTAGAATACGAAGAAAGATTCGTTCACTTTGAATCTACACGAAATCCTGTTTTCAGTATAACAAGAGTCTTTGGAGGCTATGCATTATACATTGCACTAAATCAAGTTCTAAAAATTCCATTTAATGCAGATTTCCTTGCATCAGGGACACTACTTTCAAATTTCGTTCGCTTTTTAAGATATTTCATTGTTGCATTTGTATGCGTTGGATTATATCCGCATGTCTTTAAGATAGAGAAGCGTTTTAAACAGTAG